From a single Flavobacterium sp. genomic region:
- a CDS encoding LUD domain-containing protein, which produces MSLFRKFFGTSGNEEDNDNKQEVKSPYSPDVTLAIDEQFTFNFKENGGKFIYCENLEEISENFENILAENDWFECNAQCFDNRLLYLLEINKLTYNNASNPIFILSSCENLIADEGSILFSSNQFKHFKPNELPTNMIVFATTSQIVHSKSDGLRRIKNAHEKNYPSNITTIKYFEEVKEEQDFLHYGSCHKNLYLLLLEDL; this is translated from the coding sequence ATGAGTCTTTTTAGAAAATTTTTCGGCACTTCTGGAAATGAAGAAGACAATGATAACAAACAAGAAGTTAAGAGTCCTTATTCTCCTGATGTTACATTGGCTATAGACGAACAATTTACTTTCAATTTCAAAGAAAATGGAGGTAAATTTATTTATTGTGAAAATCTAGAAGAAATTTCGGAAAATTTTGAGAACATATTAGCAGAAAACGATTGGTTTGAATGCAACGCACAATGTTTTGATAATCGATTACTTTATTTACTTGAAATAAATAAACTTACCTATAACAACGCTTCTAATCCGATTTTTATCCTTTCTTCGTGTGAAAATTTAATTGCAGATGAAGGCTCGATATTGTTTTCTTCTAATCAATTTAAACATTTTAAACCAAACGAATTACCTACGAATATGATAGTTTTTGCCACTACAAGTCAAATTGTACATAGCAAAAGCGATGGGTTAAGGCGAATAAAAAACGCTCACGAAAAAAATTATCCTTCAAATATTACGACCATAAAATACTTTGAAGAAGTAAAAGAAGAACAGGATTTTCTTCACTACGGAAGTTGCCATAAAAATCTTTACCTACTTCTTTTAGAAGATTTATAA